The Candidatus Acidiferrales bacterium genome includes a window with the following:
- a CDS encoding DUF1028 domain-containing protein: MKKASLVVGLIVCVELILAASPASAGGKPSLPQPSTFSIVAYDPASGDLGVGVASKFPAVGTMVPWARAGVGAVATQAAANLAFGEQGLKLLEQGLSPADALRKLIAADTGRDDRQVAMVDAKGRVAAWTGKNCFAFAGHMPDHSYHFSVQGNILTGREVIDAMAKAYRASPGRLAERLLAALEAGEAAGGDRRGKESAALLVVRRGKGYGGYGDRWIDLRVDDHAEPVKELGRLLQVHTLYFGETDPAKLHRLTPSLVREIQTILKRRGFYKGDVNGAYDQATRKALEDYQGWENLEMRFRNDDRIDDVVLTYMRRHEGKTP, translated from the coding sequence ATGAAGAAAGCGTCACTCGTGGTCGGGTTGATAGTTTGTGTAGAGTTGATTCTGGCCGCGTCCCCAGCGTCGGCCGGCGGGAAGCCATCACTTCCCCAGCCTTCCACATTCTCCATAGTCGCTTACGATCCGGCCAGCGGCGACTTGGGCGTTGGCGTCGCGTCGAAATTTCCCGCCGTCGGCACCATGGTGCCCTGGGCCAGGGCGGGTGTGGGGGCCGTGGCCACCCAGGCAGCCGCCAATCTTGCTTTCGGCGAGCAGGGTCTCAAGTTGCTGGAACAGGGCTTGAGCCCCGCGGATGCCCTCAGGAAACTGATCGCTGCCGACACGGGCCGGGACGACCGGCAGGTGGCTATGGTGGACGCAAAAGGCCGCGTGGCTGCCTGGACGGGAAAAAATTGTTTCGCTTTCGCCGGGCACATGCCCGATCACTCATACCACTTTTCGGTGCAAGGAAATATTCTGACTGGCCGCGAGGTGATTGACGCCATGGCCAAAGCCTACCGCGCCTCGCCGGGCCGGTTAGCCGAGCGTTTGCTGGCCGCCCTCGAAGCGGGTGAAGCTGCCGGCGGCGACCGTCGCGGAAAAGAATCGGCCGCCCTTCTCGTCGTCCGCCGGGGCAAGGGCTACGGCGGCTACGGCGACCGGTGGATCGATCTGCGCGTGGATGACCACGCCGAGCCGGTCAAAGAGCTGGGCCGGTTGCTTCAAGTCCACACTCTCTACTTCGGTGAAACTGATCCGGCCAAGCTCCACCGGCTGACCCCCTCGCTCGTCCGCGAAATTCAAACCATCCTCAAGCGCCGCGGCTTTTACAAGGGCGACGTCAACGGCGCCTATGACCAGGCAACGCGCAAGGCGCTCGAAGACTACCAGGGCTGGGAAAATCTGGAAATGCG